In Paracoccus methylovorus, a genomic segment contains:
- a CDS encoding O-acetylhomoserine aminocarboxypropyltransferase/cysteine synthase family protein, which produces MSENWGFDTTAIHAGSAPDPATGARQVPIYQTTAYVFKDAAHAARLFGLQEVGYIYSRLTNPTVAALQARVAQLEGGAGAVCCSSGHAAQIMSLFPLMGPGKNLVASTRLYGGTITQFSQTIKRFGWGVKFVDLDDLDALRAAADDDTRAIFCESISNPGGYVTDIPAVAKVADEVGLPLIVDNTLATPYLCKPIEMGATLVVHSLTKYMTGNGTVTGGVVVDSGKFDWSASGKFPSLSEPEPAYHGMKFHETFGALAYTFHGIAIGLRDLGMTMNPQAAHYTLMGIETLGLRMGRHVENAQKVAEWLEADSRVTSVTYAGLASSPWNATAQRVYPKGAGALFSFGIKGGYDAAVKLVDSLKLFSHVANLGDARSLVIHSASTTHSQLTDEQKIAAGAGPDVVRLSIGIEDAADIIADLDQALAAATA; this is translated from the coding sequence ATGTCCGAGAATTGGGGTTTCGACACCACCGCCATCCACGCAGGCAGCGCGCCCGACCCGGCCACCGGGGCGCGGCAGGTGCCAATCTATCAGACCACGGCCTATGTCTTTAAGGACGCCGCCCACGCCGCCCGACTGTTTGGCCTGCAAGAGGTGGGCTATATCTATTCGCGCCTGACCAACCCGACGGTTGCCGCACTGCAGGCGCGGGTGGCCCAGCTTGAAGGCGGGGCCGGGGCGGTTTGCTGCTCTTCGGGCCATGCGGCGCAGATCATGTCGCTGTTCCCGCTGATGGGGCCGGGCAAGAACCTGGTCGCCTCGACCCGGCTTTACGGCGGCACCATTACCCAGTTCAGCCAGACCATCAAACGCTTCGGCTGGGGCGTGAAATTCGTCGATCTGGACGATCTGGACGCGCTGAGGGCGGCGGCCGACGACGATACCCGCGCGATTTTCTGCGAATCGATCTCGAACCCCGGCGGCTATGTCACCGACATTCCGGCAGTGGCCAAGGTCGCGGACGAGGTCGGCCTGCCGCTGATCGTCGATAACACGCTGGCCACGCCCTATCTGTGCAAGCCCATCGAGATGGGTGCGACGCTGGTCGTCCACAGCCTGACGAAATACATGACCGGCAACGGCACGGTGACCGGCGGCGTGGTTGTGGATTCGGGCAAGTTCGACTGGTCGGCTTCGGGCAAGTTCCCCAGCCTTTCGGAACCCGAGCCCGCCTATCACGGGATGAAATTCCACGAAACCTTCGGTGCGCTGGCCTATACGTTCCACGGCATTGCCATCGGTCTGCGCGATCTGGGCATGACCATGAATCCGCAAGCCGCGCATTACACGCTGATGGGGATCGAGACGCTGGGCCTGCGCATGGGCCGGCATGTCGAAAATGCCCAGAAGGTTGCTGAGTGGCTTGAGGCCGATTCGCGTGTAACTTCGGTTACTTATGCGGGGCTTGCCTCTTCGCCGTGGAACGCGACGGCGCAGCGGGTCTATCCCAAGGGGGCGGGTGCGCTTTTCTCGTTCGGTATCAAGGGCGGCTATGACGCGGCGGTGAAGCTGGTCGACAGCCTCAAGCTGTTTAGCCATGTGGCCAATCTGGGGGATGCGCGTTCGTTGGTGATCCATTCCGCCTCGACCACGCACAGCCAGTTGACCGACGAACAAAAGATCGCCGCAGGTGCAGGGCCGGACGTGGTGCGGCTGTCCATCGGCATCGAGGATGCGGCCGACATCATCGCCGATCTAGATCAGGCGCTGGCCGCAGCCACCGCCTGA
- a CDS encoding SIMPL domain-containing protein: MPQFRPLMAAATLMVLGATPLMAQPAPADAPPPAQMGHHAMKHPAPFARVTVTGTGQATAQPDMATITLGVSTRATTAADAMAQNAEQQSKVIETLKAEGVEARDIQTSGLNLSPVMDFSDQGQPPKLVGYGAQNSVTVRVRDLAGLGAVLDKLVASGANEISGIAFSRDDMTGAEDQARTEAVADARRRAEVMAQAAGMELGRLISLSEAQMGGGPRPMMAMRAEVASATPIEAGELGVSANVTAVFAMRAAENGEPPAPEGEATPAAPAN; encoded by the coding sequence ATGCCCCAATTCCGACCCCTGATGGCTGCCGCGACGCTGATGGTGCTGGGCGCAACCCCGCTGATGGCCCAGCCTGCCCCAGCGGACGCGCCGCCGCCCGCACAGATGGGACATCACGCCATGAAACACCCCGCCCCCTTTGCCCGAGTGACGGTCACCGGTACCGGACAGGCCACGGCACAGCCCGACATGGCCACCATCACGCTGGGCGTCAGCACCCGCGCCACCACCGCCGCCGACGCGATGGCGCAAAATGCCGAGCAGCAAAGCAAGGTCATCGAGACGTTGAAAGCCGAGGGGGTCGAGGCTCGCGATATCCAGACCTCGGGACTGAACCTGTCGCCGGTGATGGATTTCTCGGATCAGGGTCAGCCGCCCAAGCTGGTGGGCTATGGCGCGCAAAACAGCGTAACCGTGCGGGTGCGCGATCTGGCGGGGCTGGGCGCGGTATTGGACAAGCTGGTCGCCTCGGGCGCCAATGAAATCAGCGGCATCGCCTTTTCCCGCGACGACATGACAGGGGCCGAGGATCAGGCCCGCACCGAGGCCGTGGCCGACGCGCGCCGACGCGCCGAGGTGATGGCCCAGGCGGCAGGCATGGAGCTTGGTCGGCTGATCTCGCTGTCCGAGGCGCAGATGGGTGGCGGGCCGCGGCCGATGATGGCCATGCGCGCCGAAGTGGCCAGCGCCACGCCGATCGAAGCCGGTGAATTGGGTGTAAGTGCCAATGTCACGGCGGTCTTCGCCATGCGCGCGGCAGAGAACGGCGAGCCCCCGGCACCCGAAGGCGAGGCAACCCCCGCCGCTCCGGCGAACTGA
- a CDS encoding monovalent cation:proton antiporter-2 (CPA2) family protein, with product METFLLIATVYLTTMVIAVPLSARLGLGSVLGYLIAGIVIGPVLGIAGTPGEMADLQHFAEFGVVMMLFLIGLELEPQALWQMRKRLLGLASMQILGTVALLALVGMALGQDWHIAVTLGMILSLSSTAIVLQTLTEKSLMHTPGGRSAFAILLTQDIAVIPMLALMPLLATRAPLQQAEDHIGEAFMHSLPGWGAALVTLGAVAAVVLMGQYLIRPLFRYVYSARLNELDTAVALLIVVGIASLMEFVGLSPALGTFLAGVMLAGSEFRHELEGQIAPFKGLLLGLFFITVGAGMNFQLLFEYPATVLGITVTMIAIKALVLHLIARLTGLRGRDRTLFTLSLAQAGEFGFVLISYAVSLAILPRLVAQGFLLVIALSMLATPLLFILSDFISRRIAEERASDIADEISEQQPIIIAGVGRFGQVLNRLVTMSGYKTTVLDHDLEVIQLMRRFGFKGYFGDPTRPEILAAAGLDKARVLVAALDDPEANLRLIRYAKEKRPDIVIIARARDRVDVFRLYAARADHIVRETFDSSLRAGRYVLEHLGLSPYEASELERIFYRMDRAHMRELAEVWKPGVPVDENGEYMQLSRDLNRQLENALMQRFADGPSAAPIAAEPDEAPEHGLARPGRPGGR from the coding sequence ATGGAGACATTCCTGCTGATCGCCACTGTCTACCTGACGACAATGGTGATCGCTGTGCCGCTGTCCGCCCGACTGGGTTTGGGCTCGGTCCTTGGCTATCTGATCGCGGGCATCGTCATCGGTCCGGTGCTGGGTATTGCCGGCACGCCGGGCGAGATGGCGGACTTGCAGCATTTCGCCGAATTCGGCGTGGTGATGATGCTGTTCCTGATCGGGCTGGAGTTGGAGCCGCAGGCACTGTGGCAGATGCGCAAGCGCCTGCTGGGGCTGGCGAGCATGCAGATTCTTGGCACGGTCGCGCTTTTGGCGCTGGTTGGTATGGCACTGGGGCAGGACTGGCATATCGCGGTTACGCTGGGCATGATCCTGTCGCTGAGTTCCACCGCCATCGTGCTGCAGACGCTGACCGAGAAGTCGCTGATGCACACTCCGGGCGGTCGCAGCGCCTTTGCGATTTTGCTGACGCAGGACATCGCGGTGATCCCGATGCTGGCGCTGATGCCGCTGCTGGCCACCCGCGCGCCCTTGCAGCAGGCCGAGGATCATATCGGCGAAGCCTTCATGCATTCTCTGCCCGGCTGGGGGGCGGCGCTGGTCACCTTGGGGGCGGTGGCGGCGGTGGTGCTGATGGGGCAATACCTGATCCGGCCGCTGTTTCGCTATGTCTATTCCGCCCGCCTGAACGAACTGGATACCGCCGTTGCGCTGCTGATCGTGGTCGGTATCGCCTCGCTGATGGAGTTCGTGGGCCTGTCGCCGGCGCTTGGCACCTTTCTGGCCGGGGTGATGCTGGCCGGGTCGGAATTCCGTCACGAGCTGGAAGGCCAGATCGCGCCTTTCAAAGGTCTGCTGCTGGGGCTGTTCTTCATCACCGTTGGCGCGGGGATGAATTTCCAGTTGCTCTTCGAATATCCGGCGACGGTGCTGGGCATCACCGTGACGATGATCGCCATCAAGGCGCTGGTGCTGCACCTGATCGCGCGGCTTACCGGGTTACGGGGCAGGGACCGCACACTGTTCACCCTGTCGCTTGCGCAGGCGGGGGAGTTCGGCTTTGTGCTGATCTCCTATGCCGTATCTCTGGCGATTCTGCCGCGGCTCGTGGCGCAGGGCTTTTTGTTGGTGATCGCGCTTTCCATGCTGGCGACACCCCTGCTGTTCATTCTGTCCGACTTCATCTCGCGCCGCATTGCCGAGGAACGTGCCAGCGACATTGCCGACGAGATATCGGAACAGCAGCCGATCATCATTGCCGGGGTGGGGCGCTTTGGTCAGGTGCTGAACCGGCTCGTCACCATGTCGGGCTACAAGACCACCGTGCTGGATCACGATCTCGAGGTGATCCAACTGATGCGCCGCTTTGGCTTCAAGGGCTATTTCGGCGATCCGACGCGCCCCGAGATCCTGGCCGCTGCGGGCCTCGACAAGGCGCGGGTGCTGGTCGCTGCGCTCGACGACCCCGAGGCGAACCTGCGCCTGATCCGCTATGCCAAGGAAAAACGCCCCGACATCGTGATCATCGCCCGGGCGCGCGACCGGGTGGATGTGTTCCGCCTTTATGCCGCCCGCGCCGACCATATCGTGCGCGAGACATTCGACAGTTCGCTGCGCGCGGGGCGCTATGTGCTGGAGCATCTGGGGCTTTCGCCCTACGAGGCGTCCGAGTTGGAGCGGATCTTCTATCGCATGGACCGCGCCCATATGCGCGAACTGGCCGAGGTCTGGAAACCGGGCGTTCCGGTCGATGAGAACGGCGAATACATGCAGTTGAGCCGCGACCTGAACCGACAGCTTGAAAACGCGCTGATGCAACGCTTTGCCGACGGCCCCAGCGCCGCCCCCATCGCTGCCGAGCCGGACGAGGCACCCGAACATGGGCTGGCACGACCCGGCCGTCCCGGTGGACGCTGA
- the gatB gene encoding Asp-tRNA(Asn)/Glu-tRNA(Gln) amidotransferase subunit GatB — protein sequence MLDHLTYTAPEPKVIQGAKQDWELVIGLEVHAQVASNAKLFSGASTGFGAEPNSHVAFVDAAMPGMLPVINEFCVAQAVKTGLGLNAAINLFSAFDRKNYFYPDLPQGYQISQLYHPIVGEGEVIVDMAPGVARRVRIERIHLEQDAGKSIHDMDPNMSFVDLNRTGVALMEIVSRPDIRGPEEAAAYVAKLRQIMRYLGTCDGNMQNGNLRADVNVSICAPGAYERYQETGDFSHLGTRCEIKNMNSLRFIQAAIEYEARRQIAIVEDGGKVVQETRLYDPDRGETRSMRSKEEAHDYRYFPDPDLLPLEIEQGWVDEIAAVMPELPDEKKARFVTGLGLSEYDAGVLTAEVENADYFEKVAAGRDGKQAANWVINELFGRLNKEGLTVETSPVSAEQLGGVIDLIAGGAISGKIAKDLFEILWTEGGDPAQIVEARGMKQVTDLGAIEKAVDEIIAANPAQVEKARANPKLAGWFVGQVLKATGGKANPAAVNELVARKLGQ from the coding sequence ATGCTTGACCATCTGACCTATACCGCCCCCGAACCGAAAGTCATCCAGGGTGCGAAACAGGACTGGGAACTGGTCATCGGGCTGGAAGTCCATGCCCAGGTCGCCTCGAACGCCAAGCTGTTTTCGGGCGCCTCGACCGGCTTCGGGGCCGAGCCGAACAGCCATGTCGCCTTCGTCGATGCCGCCATGCCCGGCATGCTGCCGGTAATCAACGAATTCTGCGTGGCTCAGGCGGTCAAGACCGGCCTTGGTCTGAACGCTGCGATCAATCTGTTCTCGGCCTTTGACCGCAAGAACTATTTCTATCCCGACCTGCCGCAAGGCTATCAGATCAGCCAACTCTATCACCCCATCGTGGGCGAGGGCGAGGTGATCGTGGACATGGCCCCCGGCGTTGCCCGTCGCGTCCGCATCGAACGCATCCACCTGGAACAGGACGCCGGCAAGTCGATCCATGACATGGACCCGAACATGTCCTTCGTGGACCTGAACCGCACCGGCGTGGCGCTGATGGAGATCGTCAGCCGCCCCGACATCCGCGGCCCCGAAGAGGCGGCGGCCTATGTCGCCAAGCTGCGCCAGATCATGCGCTATCTGGGCACCTGCGACGGCAACATGCAAAACGGCAACCTGCGCGCCGACGTGAACGTCTCGATCTGCGCGCCCGGCGCATATGAACGCTATCAGGAAACCGGCGATTTCAGCCATCTGGGCACCCGTTGCGAGATCAAGAACATGAACTCGCTGCGCTTCATCCAGGCCGCCATCGAATACGAGGCCCGCCGCCAGATCGCTATCGTCGAGGATGGCGGCAAGGTCGTGCAGGAAACCCGGCTCTACGATCCCGACCGGGGCGAGACCCGCTCGATGCGCTCCAAGGAAGAGGCGCACGACTATCGCTATTTCCCCGATCCCGACCTTTTGCCGCTCGAGATCGAACAGGGCTGGGTGGACGAAATCGCCGCCGTCATGCCGGAACTGCCCGATGAGAAAAAGGCGCGTTTCGTCACCGGGCTGGGCCTGTCCGAATATGACGCCGGCGTGCTGACCGCCGAGGTCGAGAATGCCGATTACTTCGAAAAGGTCGCAGCCGGCCGCGATGGCAAGCAGGCCGCGAACTGGGTCATCAACGAACTCTTCGGCCGCCTGAACAAAGAGGGGCTGACGGTGGAAACCTCGCCCGTCTCGGCCGAACAGCTTGGCGGGGTGATCGACCTGATCGCCGGTGGCGCCATCTCGGGCAAGATTGCCAAGGACCTGTTCGAGATCCTCTGGACCGAAGGCGGCGATCCCGCCCAGATCGTCGAGGCGCGGGGCATGAAGCAGGTCACCGATCTGGGCGCCATCGAAAAGGCGGTGGACGAGATCATCGCCGCGAATCCGGCGCAGGTGGAAAAAGCCCGCGCCAATCCCAAGCTGGCGGGCTGGTTCGTCGGCCAGGTGCTGAAGGCGACGGGCGGCAAGGCCAACCCGGCTGCCGTGAACGAACTGGTCGCCAGGAAACTCGGCCAATAA
- a CDS encoding DUF4177 domain-containing protein: MSYEYTVIPAPARGEKAKGARSGIERFAATLTDLMNDMARDGWDYVRAETLPAEERSGLTSRTTVYHNLLIFRRALNQPEVPQAVVQQPQPVTPAYEPEPHQPEPEASTPARGPFSQPMLAASKPVASGAPPRVSEPPLTAPQASVPNGPRLGPASR; this comes from the coding sequence ATGAGCTACGAATACACCGTCATCCCCGCCCCGGCGCGCGGCGAAAAGGCCAAGGGCGCCCGCAGCGGGATCGAGCGTTTTGCAGCGACCCTGACCGACCTCATGAACGATATGGCCCGCGACGGCTGGGACTATGTCCGCGCCGAAACCCTGCCCGCCGAGGAACGCTCGGGCCTGACCAGCCGCACCACGGTTTATCATAACCTGCTGATTTTCCGGCGCGCTCTCAACCAACCCGAAGTTCCGCAAGCGGTCGTTCAGCAGCCCCAGCCGGTCACTCCCGCCTACGAACCCGAACCCCACCAGCCAGAGCCCGAGGCATCGACGCCCGCCCGTGGCCCCTTCAGCCAGCCGATGCTGGCCGCATCGAAGCCCGTCGCATCCGGCGCGCCGCCCCGCGTTTCTGAGCCACCGCTGACCGCGCCGCAAGCATCAGTGCCCAATGGTCCGCGTTTGGGCCCGGCCAGCCGCTGA
- a CDS encoding SlyX family protein, translating into MDKQTQERIERLEVAVAHLTRQTDDLSGIVARQEGEIARLARRIGLLMEREAEREAETGTIPLADQRPPHW; encoded by the coding sequence ATGGACAAGCAGACGCAGGAACGGATCGAACGGCTGGAGGTGGCCGTGGCACATCTGACCCGGCAGACGGACGATCTGTCAGGGATCGTAGCACGGCAGGAAGGCGAGATCGCCCGGCTGGCGCGACGCATCGGCCTGCTGATGGAGCGCGAAGCGGAACGCGAGGCCGAAACCGGGACGATTCCGTTGGCGGATCAGCGTCCGCCGCATTGGTAA
- the hisS gene encoding histidine--tRNA ligase → MAKDQKKQPRPKAETPKGFRDYFGADVTERKQMLDRIAEIYHRHGFEPLETSAVETVEALGKFLPDVDRPNAGVFAWQEAEVPGGGTGDWLALRYDLTAPLARVAAQFRNDLPSPYRRYAMGPVWRNEKPGPGRFRQFYQCDADTVGAASVAADAEICAMLAAALEHAGIARGDYLIRINNRKVLNGILESMGVDHGKPADDVLRTIDKFDKVGEQGVRQLLTTGRKDDSGAFIDGVGLSPEQAEPVIAFLTSKGTDNTQTLANLRAAVGTSEAGAEGVEELAQIAAMLAAMGVGEDRAVIDPSIVRGLGYYTGPVFEAELTFEILDEKGRKRQFGSVAGGGRYDGLVERFTGQKVPATGVSIGVDRLLAALRAKGLMGGAEQGPVVVTVMDRERMADYQAMAAELRAAGIRAEVYLGNPKNFGNQLKYADKRDAPVAIIQGTDEAQRGVVQVKDLILGAKIAAEASHDEWKAQPAQTEVPRQDLIAEVRRILG, encoded by the coding sequence ATGGCGAAAGATCAGAAGAAACAGCCCCGTCCCAAGGCCGAGACGCCCAAGGGGTTCCGTGACTATTTCGGCGCCGATGTGACCGAACGCAAGCAGATGCTCGACCGTATCGCCGAAATCTATCATCGCCACGGTTTCGAGCCTCTGGAAACCAGCGCCGTCGAAACCGTCGAGGCGTTGGGAAAATTCCTGCCCGACGTGGATCGGCCCAATGCCGGCGTCTTTGCCTGGCAAGAGGCCGAGGTCCCGGGCGGCGGCACTGGCGACTGGCTGGCGCTGCGCTATGACCTGACCGCGCCGCTGGCGCGCGTCGCGGCGCAGTTTCGCAACGACCTGCCCAGCCCCTATCGCCGCTATGCCATGGGGCCGGTCTGGCGCAACGAAAAGCCAGGGCCCGGCCGTTTCAGGCAGTTCTATCAATGCGACGCCGATACCGTGGGCGCGGCCTCGGTCGCGGCGGATGCCGAAATCTGCGCCATGCTGGCTGCTGCGCTGGAACATGCCGGCATCGCCCGCGGCGATTACCTGATCCGCATCAACAACCGCAAGGTGTTGAACGGCATTCTTGAATCGATGGGCGTGGATCATGGCAAGCCCGCCGACGACGTGCTGCGCACCATCGACAAGTTCGACAAGGTCGGCGAACAGGGCGTGCGCCAGCTTCTGACGACCGGGCGCAAGGACGATTCGGGCGCTTTCATCGACGGGGTGGGTCTCAGCCCCGAACAGGCCGAGCCGGTAATCGCCTTCCTGACCTCGAAGGGCACGGACAATACGCAAACGCTGGCCAATCTGCGCGCTGCCGTGGGCACCTCGGAAGCCGGTGCCGAGGGGGTCGAGGAGCTGGCCCAGATCGCGGCGATGCTTGCCGCCATGGGTGTCGGAGAGGACCGCGCGGTCATCGACCCCTCGATCGTGCGCGGCCTTGGCTATTATACCGGCCCGGTTTTCGAGGCCGAACTGACCTTTGAAATTCTGGACGAGAAAGGCCGCAAGCGCCAGTTCGGCTCGGTTGCGGGCGGCGGGCGCTATGACGGGCTGGTCGAACGGTTTACCGGCCAGAAGGTGCCGGCCACCGGCGTTTCCATTGGCGTGGACCGGCTTCTGGCCGCGCTGCGCGCCAAAGGGCTGATGGGTGGGGCCGAACAGGGTCCGGTCGTCGTCACCGTCATGGACCGTGAACGCATGGCCGATTATCAGGCCATGGCCGCCGAGTTGCGCGCAGCCGGCATTCGGGCCGAGGTTTATCTGGGCAATCCCAAGAACTTTGGCAACCAGTTGAAATACGCTGACAAGCGCGACGCCCCGGTCGCCATCATTCAAGGCACGGACGAAGCGCAGCGCGGCGTGGTGCAGGTCAAGGACCTGATCCTGGGGGCAAAAATCGCCGCAGAGGCCAGCCATGACGAATGGAAGGCCCAGCCCGCCCAGACCGAGGTGCCGCGTCAGGATCTGATCGCGGAAGTGCGGCGCATTCTGGGATGA
- a CDS encoding ATP phosphoribosyltransferase regulatory subunit — translation MSKREKQAIGQQILSAFRAAGAEEVAPDILLEAETLLDLYGEDIRARAYVTQDPIRGEMMLRPDFTVPVVQMHMANGAEPARYCYLGEVFRKQDHGETRPDHPRDNEYLQAGFELFARDPDADAEVFALFHQILAPLRLQASMGDMDLLMDAVRALPLSGARRAALLHHIWRPKRFARLLARFSAPTLTRSFPESDAPWTGLRSPDEMQARIDRLRTDAAEAPLAPQWVERLERLFTIRAPAPEALRQLRALAAEIPDIAEAVDRLERNLSALAARGIDVEAIHFDASHGRHTMEYYDGMTFSFAAAGHEDWPPVASGGRYDALAAVLGQARGRSIPAVGGVIRPGLVHELGGFE, via the coding sequence ATGAGCAAGCGCGAGAAACAGGCGATCGGCCAGCAGATACTGAGCGCCTTTCGTGCTGCAGGGGCCGAGGAAGTCGCACCAGACATCCTGCTGGAGGCAGAAACGCTGCTGGATCTTTACGGCGAGGATATCCGCGCCCGCGCCTATGTCACGCAGGACCCGATCCGGGGCGAGATGATGCTGCGCCCCGATTTCACCGTGCCGGTGGTGCAGATGCACATGGCCAACGGTGCCGAACCGGCGCGCTATTGCTATCTGGGCGAGGTCTTTCGCAAGCAGGATCATGGCGAGACCCGGCCGGACCATCCGCGCGACAACGAATATCTGCAAGCGGGGTTCGAGCTTTTCGCCCGCGATCCCGATGCCGATGCCGAGGTCTTTGCGCTGTTCCACCAGATCCTTGCCCCCCTGAGACTGCAAGCCAGCATGGGCGATATGGACCTGTTGATGGATGCAGTACGCGCTTTGCCGCTGTCGGGCGCCCGTCGCGCCGCGCTTTTGCATCATATCTGGCGGCCCAAACGCTTTGCGCGGCTGCTTGCGCGATTTTCCGCGCCGACCTTGACCCGCAGCTTTCCCGAAAGCGATGCGCCTTGGACCGGGCTGCGTTCGCCCGACGAGATGCAGGCCCGGATCGACCGCTTGCGGACCGATGCGGCCGAGGCACCGCTGGCGCCGCAATGGGTCGAGAGGCTGGAGCGGTTGTTCACGATCCGCGCCCCGGCCCCCGAGGCGTTGCGACAGTTGCGCGCGCTTGCCGCCGAGATCCCCGACATCGCCGAAGCCGTGGACCGGCTGGAGCGCAACCTCTCCGCTTTGGCGGCGCGCGGCATCGATGTGGAGGCCATCCATTTCGACGCCAGCCACGGTCGCCACACGATGGAATATTACGACGGCATGACCTTCAGCTTTGCAGCAGCGGGGCATGAAGACTGGCCGCCGGTCGCCTCGGGCGGGCGCTATGATGCCTTGGCTGCCGTGCTGGGGCAGGCGCGCGGGCGCTCGATCCCGGCGGTTGGGGGGGTCATTCGCCCGGGCCTCGTCCATGAACTGGGGGGCTTTGAATGA
- the hisG gene encoding ATP phosphoribosyltransferase: MIRLGVPSKGRLMEQTFDWFAARGVRLSRAGSEREYAGRVDGAGNVALVLLSAGEIPRELQAGRIHLGVTGTDLIREKLAGWRSQVEEVAPMGFGHADLILAVPACWSDCDDLDDFATIARDFRAEHGFRLRIATKYHRLVRAWLSAEEVADYQLVDSQGATEGTVANLTAEAVADITSSGETLRANHLKILGCEPILRSQATLLRSLSAGDDAEVRAFAARLGL, translated from the coding sequence ATGATCCGGCTGGGCGTGCCGTCCAAGGGGCGGCTGATGGAACAGACCTTCGACTGGTTCGCCGCACGCGGTGTGCGGCTGTCGCGCGCTGGATCCGAACGTGAATATGCCGGCCGTGTTGACGGGGCCGGGAACGTGGCGCTGGTCCTGCTTTCGGCCGGCGAGATCCCGCGCGAATTGCAGGCCGGCCGCATCCATCTGGGCGTGACGGGCACCGACCTGATCCGCGAGAAGCTGGCCGGCTGGCGCAGCCAGGTTGAGGAGGTGGCACCCATGGGCTTTGGCCATGCCGACCTGATCCTGGCCGTTCCCGCCTGTTGGAGCGATTGCGACGATCTGGACGATTTCGCGACCATCGCGCGCGATTTTCGCGCCGAGCACGGCTTTCGGCTGCGTATCGCGACGAAATACCACCGCCTCGTCAGGGCCTGGCTTTCGGCCGAAGAGGTCGCGGATTACCAGCTTGTGGACAGCCAGGGCGCGACCGAGGGCACGGTGGCGAACCTGACCGCCGAGGCGGTTGCCGACATCACCTCATCGGGCGAGACGCTGCGCGCCAACCATCTCAAGATTCTGGGTTGCGAGCCGATCCTGCGCTCGCAGGCGACACTTTTGCGGTCGCTTTCGGCGGGGGATGATGCCGAGGTGCGTGCTTTCGCGGCGCGGCTGGGGTTATAG
- the ftsY gene encoding signal recognition particle-docking protein FtsY: MSFFSKLRDRLTRSSSKIGAGLEDIVTEGASEKAPETEQDWAHVTAGSTPASTPEQASEIRSSADPAAQVARTGMLGRLFSSTPTIAEPRRELDDVMLEELEEMLIQADMGVETALRVTANIAEGRMGRRVSATELKELLADEIARIMTPVAKPLPLYPKRPQVVLVVGVNGSGKTTTIGKLASQFKAAGKNVVIAAGDTFRAAAVEQLQVWGRRAGVPVMTAPEGADPASLAFDAMIRAEAEGADLLMIDTAGRLQNRQDLMEELAKIVRVIRKKDPSAPHNTLLVLDATTGQNALSQVETFQKLADVSGLVMTKLDGTARGGVLVALADRFGLPIHAIGVGEQIDDLDAFDAREFARALVGLGD, translated from the coding sequence ATGTCGTTTTTCTCAAAGCTGCGCGACCGGCTGACACGCTCGTCGTCGAAGATTGGCGCGGGGCTGGAGGATATCGTCACTGAGGGCGCAAGCGAGAAAGCGCCGGAGACAGAACAGGACTGGGCGCACGTAACTGCGGGCAGCACACCTGCTTCAACGCCAGAACAAGCCTCTGAGATCCGGTCTTCTGCGGATCCGGCCGCACAAGTCGCGCGTACGGGTATGCTGGGGCGGCTTTTCAGCAGTACGCCCACCATCGCCGAACCGCGCCGCGAGCTGGACGATGTGATGCTGGAGGAACTGGAGGAAATGCTGATCCAGGCCGACATGGGCGTCGAGACCGCACTGCGCGTCACCGCAAATATCGCCGAAGGGCGCATGGGCCGCCGCGTCTCGGCCACCGAACTGAAAGAACTGTTGGCTGACGAGATCGCCCGCATCATGACCCCGGTCGCCAAACCCCTGCCGCTTTATCCCAAACGCCCGCAGGTGGTGCTGGTCGTCGGTGTAAACGGCTCGGGCAAGACCACGACCATCGGCAAGCTTGCCAGCCAGTTCAAGGCGGCGGGCAAAAACGTGGTGATTGCCGCCGGGGACACGTTCCGCGCCGCAGCCGTCGAGCAGTTGCAGGTCTGGGGCAGACGTGCGGGTGTGCCGGTGATGACGGCGCCCGAAGGTGCCGACCCCGCCAGCCTGGCCTTCGACGCCATGATCCGGGCCGAGGCCGAGGGCGCGGATCTGTTGATGATCGACACCGCGGGCCGGTTGCAAAACCGCCAGGACCTGATGGAGGAACTGGCCAAGATCGTCCGGGTAATCCGCAAAAAGGACCCTTCCGCACCACATAACACCCTGCTGGTGCTGGACGCCACTACCGGTCAGAATGCGCTGAGCCAGGTTGAGACCTTTCAGAAACTGGCCGATGTCTCGGGCCTTGTGATGACCAAGCTGGACGGCACTGCCCGCGGCGGGGTGCTGGTGGCACTGGCCGACCGTTTCGGCCTGCCAATCCATGCCATCGGCGTTGGCGAACAGATCGACGACCTCGACGCCTTCGATGCCCGCGAATTTGCCCGGGCTCTGGTCGGCCTGGGGGACTGA